The Pan troglodytes isolate AG18354 chromosome 1, NHGRI_mPanTro3-v2.0_pri, whole genome shotgun sequence genome includes a region encoding these proteins:
- the LOC129138584 gene encoding uncharacterized protein LOC129138584, whose product MIADIATEDAGTFISTVGSELFPVLSIETNGKPKLLPLIGRKISTGGCVGHGSSPRAQSSEPLKLSVSESRSSQFIYYAVVCVLMFLDSPALQDDGQVGQQPAGAAVCLTECFRTTLQNFLVWPRSEPAPSACGEVWRERRRQEPGLRAALGPAPVPGGHGLSGPRTRSSRLTPTAPGSDRLSTWASSCRGCAGSLSTAGPPAQRWNSRGASATPPWGRAQDLQPAMLELPPPFMGSGADRASPMGAAPCSRAPGPMNCPRLRSVDARCGTGGQLSPPHSMQDLLVNLLLFTLLVCTAFMSCNTHHEGLQLHS is encoded by the exons ATGATAGCAGACATAGCCACTGAAGATGCTGGGACTTTCATTTCCACTGTTGGCAGTGAGCTCTTCCCTGTGTTATCAATAGAAACCAATGGGAAGCCTAAACTTCTGCCCCTAATTGGCAGGAAA ATCAGCACAGGTGGTTGTGTGGGGCATGGTTCCAGTCCAAGGGCACAATCCTCAGAGCCCTTGAAGCTCAGTGTTTCAGAGTCTAGGAGCAGTCAGTTTATATACTATGCTGTTGTCTGTGTTCTTATGTTCTTGGACAGCCCAGCCCTCCAGGATGATG GCCAGGTTGGGCAGCAGCCTGCAGGAGCTGCAGTCTGTTTAACAGAATGTTTCAGAACTACACTACAGAACTTTTTGGTGTg GCCTAGGTCGGAAcctgctccctctgcttgcggggaggtgtggcgGGAGAGACGCaggcaggaaccggggctgcgcgcagcGCTCGGGCCAGCGCCAGTTCCGGGTGGTCACGGGCTcagcgggccccgcactcggagcagccggctgACGCCAACGGCCCCGGGCAGTGAccggcttagcacctgggccagcagctgtaGAGGGTGCGCCGGGTCACTCAGCACTGCCGGCCCGCCCGCGCAGCGCTGGAATTCTCGCGGGGCCTCAGCCACCCCTccatggggcagggctcaggacctgcagcccgccatgctcGAGCTCCCCCCACCCTTCATGGGCTCCGGCGCTGACCGAGCCTCCCCCATgggcgccgccccctgctccagggcgcccGGTCCCATGAACTGCCCAAGGCTGAGGAGTGTGGACGCGCGGTgcgggactggcgggcagctcaGCCCCCCCCACAGCATGCAGGATctactag tAAATCTGCTGCTGTTCACTCTTTTGGTCTGCaccgcctttatgagctgtaacactcaccacgaaggtctgcagcttcactcctga